TGAAAAAATCATTATCCATGCTACCGGCAAGAGCAACGGTAAATGGGGACAGCGGGTGGAAATCCATTACAACTGGGTCAGTGGGATTGAACTACGAGTATGATTGGAACAAAAAGTAAAACGGCATAGCCAAAACTGACTATGCCGTGTGCTTTAAAATACTTTTTTATTGTAGGGGTGCAAGCCTCTTCTGGTAAGCTCTGACAAGCTGTCATAGCAGCTATGAGGTTATGCCCGGTGAAGCGGGGCACGCTTGCTGTAGTAAGCAGCGGAGCGGATCACGAATATCCGATTGACTTAGATAATACCTTTCATAACCAGGACAGCCAGAATACAGGTTACTAAGATGATTCCTGCAGCAAGGGTCATGCCAAGATTGAAAGTCCGCTTTTTTGGTGCATCCGTGGAAGCCGGAATCATGAGATTGGATTTTCTCAACGTGGTGACTAACGGCTTATAGATAAGAAGCGTCAGGGCTGTGTTGATTCCTCCCTTTAAAAGGTTAAAAGGGACAAATGCAGGGAGTAGAAGTTTTACCACGGCTTCCCTTGGATATCCCATATAAATTGGGGTGATAAGGTAGTTCCACAAAACCATGACCAGGGTCATGAGTAAGGTACCTGCCACCATGCCAAGGAATGCACCCAAAAGGGAATGGCGTTTCTTATAGAGGTAAGCCGCCGGACAGACAAATGCCACCGTAGAAAGAACGTTCATGATCAGTCCGATGATTCCGGTGCTGCTGATGGTAAACATCTCCACAAAAGCCACGATGACGGAGATCATTGCTGCTGACATTGGCCCGAATAGGAAGCCACCGGTGAGGATAATAACATCCTTTGGCTCATACTCCAGGAAAGGCAGCATGGGGATCAGAGGGATCCGG
This genomic stretch from Lacrimispora sphenoides harbors:
- a CDS encoding ECF transporter S component, which produces MNMTKQTSKLTLMAMLCALAFVAVVAIRIPLIPMLPFLEYEPKDVIILTGGFLFGPMSAAMISVIVAFVEMFTISSTGIIGLIMNVLSTVAFVCPAAYLYKKRHSLLGAFLGMVAGTLLMTLVMVLWNYLITPIYMGYPREAVVKLLLPAFVPFNLLKGGINTALTLLIYKPLVTTLRKSNLMIPASTDAPKKRTFNLGMTLAAGIILVTCILAVLVMKGII